Proteins found in one Solitalea lacus genomic segment:
- a CDS encoding HesB/IscA family protein, with product MEATVQSNTNTFVPVTFTPGAVKELKKLIEQKELTEEFGLRVGVEGGGCSGMNYVLGFDKKKEGDEIFFVEGIQIFLNKAHNLYLVGMQVDWQDGLNARGFIFNNPNATSTCGCGSSFSA from the coding sequence ATGGAAGCTACAGTTCAGTCAAATACAAACACCTTTGTACCGGTAACGTTTACCCCTGGTGCAGTTAAGGAATTAAAGAAACTGATAGAGCAAAAAGAACTTACCGAAGAATTTGGGTTACGCGTAGGCGTTGAAGGCGGAGGTTGTTCAGGCATGAACTATGTTCTTGGTTTTGACAAGAAAAAAGAAGGGGATGAAATCTTCTTTGTTGAAGGTATTCAGATATTTTTAAACAAGGCACATAACCTTTACCTTGTTGGCATGCAGGTTGACTGGCAGGATGGTTTAAATGCCCGAGGCTTTATATTTAACAACCCAAACGCCACTAGTACATGTGGCTGTGGAAGCTCATTTTCAGCTTAA
- a CDS encoding acyl-CoA mutase large subunit family protein, whose product MKKFMTTSGIEIKQLYTEAKTITEKPGEFPFTRGIQPDMYRGKLWTMRQYAGFSTAEESNKRYHYLLQNGTMGLSVAFDLPTQIGYDSDHELAEGEVGKVGVAIDSLKDIEILFDGIELQKITTSMTINATASILLAMYIALAKKQGADLRQISGTIQNDILKEYAARGTYIYPPKPSMRIITDIFEYCSKELPKWNTISISGYHIREAGSTAVQELAFTLANGKAYLKAALAAGLDINVFAKRLSFFFNCHNNFFEEVAKFRAARRMWATITKELGATDPRAQQLRFHTQTGGSTLTAQQPQNNIIRVAVQAMAAVMGGTQSLHTNGFDEALSLPTEEAARIALRTQQLIAFESGVPETVDPLAGSYFVETLTDEIEAAAWAYIEKIDVMGGAVTAIEEGYIQQQIADAAYQYQKDVENGARVIVGVNKFQVEEPPMGEVFRVDDSIRNLQIEKLKKLKAERDNDAVRKSLEALKGAAKDGSNLMPHILQSVENYATLGEIADVLRGVFGEF is encoded by the coding sequence ATGAAAAAATTTATGACCACTTCTGGTATAGAAATTAAACAGCTTTATACCGAAGCCAAAACCATAACTGAAAAGCCAGGAGAGTTTCCGTTTACAAGAGGAATTCAGCCTGATATGTATCGTGGTAAGCTGTGGACAATGCGGCAATATGCAGGGTTTTCTACTGCTGAAGAATCCAATAAGCGCTATCATTATTTGCTGCAGAACGGAACAATGGGGCTTTCGGTGGCTTTTGATTTGCCAACTCAAATAGGATATGACTCTGATCATGAATTGGCAGAAGGAGAAGTTGGCAAGGTAGGTGTGGCAATTGATTCATTGAAGGATATTGAGATTCTTTTTGATGGCATTGAATTGCAAAAAATAACAACTTCAATGACCATTAATGCTACAGCATCTATATTATTGGCCATGTATATTGCTTTGGCAAAAAAACAAGGTGCTGACTTAAGGCAAATTTCAGGAACTATCCAAAATGATATATTAAAGGAATATGCAGCCAGGGGGACTTACATTTATCCTCCTAAACCTTCAATGCGCATCATTACAGACATTTTTGAATACTGTAGCAAGGAGCTTCCTAAATGGAACACCATTTCGATTTCAGGTTACCATATTCGTGAAGCCGGCTCAACTGCAGTTCAGGAACTGGCATTTACATTGGCTAATGGTAAAGCTTATTTAAAGGCGGCCCTTGCTGCCGGATTGGATATCAATGTGTTTGCTAAGCGATTATCTTTCTTCTTTAATTGTCATAACAATTTCTTTGAAGAAGTGGCCAAATTTAGGGCAGCTCGTAGAATGTGGGCTACTATTACCAAGGAATTAGGGGCAACAGACCCAAGAGCACAGCAATTGCGTTTTCATACTCAAACGGGAGGGTCTACATTAACAGCTCAACAACCCCAAAATAACATTATTCGTGTTGCGGTTCAGGCAATGGCCGCTGTTATGGGAGGAACTCAGTCATTGCATACCAATGGCTTTGATGAGGCATTGTCGTTGCCGACTGAGGAAGCTGCTCGAATTGCATTACGTACTCAACAACTAATTGCTTTTGAAAGTGGGGTGCCGGAAACGGTGGATCCACTGGCAGGCTCATATTTTGTTGAAACCCTTACCGATGAAATTGAGGCGGCTGCTTGGGCTTATATAGAAAAAATTGATGTCATGGGCGGAGCTGTTACTGCAATTGAGGAAGGATATATTCAACAACAAATAGCTGATGCTGCTTATCAGTATCAGAAGGATGTTGAGAACGGTGCACGAGTTATTGTTGGGGTGAACAAATTTCAGGTTGAAGAACCTCCTATGGGAGAGGTGTTCAGGGTTGATGACTCTATTCGAAACCTGCAAATTGAAAAATTGAAGAAGCTAAAAGCTGAACGGGACAATGACGCAGTGAGAAAATCGCTTGAGGCATTGAAAGGTGCTGCCAAAGACGGATCGAACTTAATGCCACACATTTTACAATCGGTTGAAAACTATGCCACTCTGGGCGAAATTGCAGATGTGCTAAGAGGTGTTTTTGGAGAGTTTTAA
- a CDS encoding IS110 family transposase produces MQPQVNQLDFSGQNIYVGFDVHLKSWQVTVMTELLTHKTFSQPPKPEVLHQYLRQNFPGGTYHSAYEAGFCGYWIHNRLEALGIHSIVVNPADIPTTDKEKVQKEDSRDSRKIAHSLRSGALIPIYVPSSKTLEDRCLVRTRSILTKDLARYKNRVKSFLYFHGIELPAPFTKKQSHWSKPFVDWLESIAMAEQSSKTALQAMILEAKHLRASVLQLTRHLLELSKTGTYQEAIALLRSIPGIGLLTAMTLLTELETINRFKNTDQLCSFIGLIPSTHSSGEKELAGTITRRGHSVLRSALIESAWVAARLDPALTKSFHEYCRRMEPNKAIVRIARKLLNRIRYVLINKQEYECAVVK; encoded by the coding sequence ATGCAACCACAAGTTAATCAATTAGATTTTAGCGGTCAAAACATTTATGTTGGTTTTGACGTGCACTTAAAAAGCTGGCAGGTTACCGTTATGACTGAACTGCTCACCCATAAAACCTTTTCGCAGCCACCTAAACCCGAAGTATTACACCAGTATCTCCGGCAGAATTTCCCCGGCGGCACCTATCATTCCGCCTACGAAGCAGGCTTCTGCGGCTACTGGATCCATAACCGCTTGGAGGCTCTGGGCATTCACTCCATCGTGGTCAATCCTGCCGATATTCCCACCACCGATAAAGAAAAAGTGCAAAAAGAGGATTCCAGGGATAGCCGTAAAATCGCACACTCATTAAGAAGTGGCGCCTTAATCCCGATTTATGTTCCTTCCAGTAAAACCCTAGAGGACCGTTGTTTAGTTCGCACCCGGTCCATACTGACCAAGGACCTTGCCCGGTATAAAAACCGGGTAAAATCGTTCCTGTACTTTCATGGCATTGAACTACCTGCGCCCTTCACCAAAAAACAGTCCCACTGGTCGAAACCTTTTGTTGATTGGCTGGAAAGCATCGCTATGGCTGAGCAGAGTAGTAAAACGGCCCTGCAGGCCATGATTTTAGAAGCGAAACATTTGAGAGCCTCTGTATTGCAACTCACCCGGCATTTACTAGAGCTATCAAAAACAGGTACTTACCAGGAAGCCATCGCTTTACTGCGAAGTATCCCTGGCATCGGATTATTAACGGCCATGACCTTATTAACCGAGCTGGAGACGATTAACCGGTTTAAAAACACGGATCAACTCTGCAGTTTTATAGGACTCATCCCCTCGACGCATTCAAGTGGGGAAAAAGAACTAGCCGGTACTATCACCCGACGGGGGCATAGCGTGCTGCGCAGCGCCCTGATTGAAAGTGCATGGGTAGCCGCACGCCTGGATCCGGCACTGACTAAAAGTTTTCATGAGTATTGCCGGCGAATGGAACCGAATAAGGCCATCGTAAGAATAGCCCGGAAATTACTCAACAGAATCAGGTATGTATTAATAAACAAACAAGAATATGAGTGTGCAGTGGTTAAATAA